One stretch of Zingiber officinale cultivar Zhangliang chromosome 6B, Zo_v1.1, whole genome shotgun sequence DNA includes these proteins:
- the LOC121991717 gene encoding ras-related protein RABA5a-like gives MANNRDEHQSEDYLFKIVMIGDSAVGKSNLLARFARNEFYSNSKSTIGVEFQTQKMLIDEKEIKAQIWDTAGQERFKAVTSAYYRGAVGALLVYDISRRRTFENIGRWLNELQTHSDMNVVVILVGNKTDLKDAREVDTAEGKAIAEAEGLFFIETSALDSSNVTAAFETVMKEIYHILSRKVFQSLAQKREVSSLGSGKSVVLQEGASDMNSGAGGFQCCS, from the exons ATGGCCAACAATAGAGATGAACATCAAAGTGAGGactatcttttcaaaattgttaTGATTGGTGATTCTGCTGTTGGGAAGTCAAATTTACTGGCAAGATTTGCACGGAATGAATTCTATTCAAATTCCAAATCCACCATCGGGGTGGAATTCCAAACTCAGAAGATGCTGATTGATGAGAAGGAAATTAAAGCTCAGATTTGGGATACTGCTGGTCAGGAACGTTTCAAGGCTGTTACATCTGCATATTACAGAGGTGCAGTAGGAGCCCTTCTTGTTTATGATATCAGTAGGCGTCGGACTTTCGAGAATATTGGTCGGTGGCTGAATGAACTACAAA CACATTCTGACATGAATGTCGTGGTCATCTTGGTCGGGAACAAAACTGATCTCAAGGATGCAAGGGAAGTCGACACAGCAGAAGGCAAGGCCATAGCTGAAGCCGAAGGTCTCTTCTTCATCGAGACATCTGCGCTCGACTCCTCCAACGTCACAGCAGCCTTCGAGACTGTCATGAAAGAGATCTACCACATCTTAAGCAGGAAAGTATTTCAATCGCTAGCACAGAAGCGTGAGGTCTCATCATTAGGTAGTGGGAAGTCTGTGGTCTTACAGGAAGGTGCTAGTGATATGAACAGCGGAGCCGGGGGATTTCAGTGCTGTTCTTGA